One bacterium genomic window carries:
- a CDS encoding S8 family serine peptidase: MRQMFALLMLPFLLMAAGGPLIDGNVVPTSTYLYENPSVINLPCGIKLDTRDAKPSLPSNLMIAGEQQGTGTYLVHFDGPIYTHERRALEQQGVIIDGYLPNYTYIVRMEKSALNDVKQVSGVDWVGDYQPGYKICPDFNLSDKAPQKLVVVLYAGTDAEVIRSTVESLGGTMLEWQSSEWSTLVHINLAPEKIPGLVTIPDVKWVEPFRVMYLHNGQAQWVMQTWDDGNRKIWDKGIKGQGQIGSTLDSGIRTSHNFFRDPSKAITDFGDFPTHRKIIAYQKPAVDDPDNPVISFGDENGHGTHTAGSMLGNDVPAGGSSPNIGMAPEAKIFFLDGGGSSGGIIHAVSLEYSLSLPYNGNSAGGARVISNSWGNQTTRAYDASCKEADQTMWNRSDYLVCFSAGNTDQGPYTGSPGNAKDVLCIGACRNGVIANNASAVGSSGPTADGRIRPDVVAPGEGVTSSVNTSDDAEQSYDGTSMSSPIAAGNALLIRQYFTDGWYPSGAPQNGQKFTPSAALLKAMMINSVETDFAAFTVPAGKIGWGRPMLDNVLYFAGDTRKLAVVDFDEGLETGYQFTGKVNVSNSGEPLRITLNWTDYPGVEYASPALVNDLNLEVVSPSGKTYKGNVFASNVSTEGGSFDTKNPVENVFIDSPETGDWKINVKANNVPKGPQPFALVVSGVLNALITSASITSTEVNDDGQANPDGNMDPGENVVLYVSIKNASSIPLTGLQATLSSTSPGITVTDNTAAYGTINADAIAKGDGFKVSIASSATIGSFAEFNLSITSTELSGELGSFELMIGTPRYDYVNHDVGNVKLTVAKQGAVGFLGDEPNDKGDGFRYPKTALSSWLYHASFAAGTSASYINDRFYGDDNNYTNAKDWKVTTDPDGKVTIGRHDYSDQDSKAIFDDSGNPAKKGLKVTQYGYAWKDKEYVFLKYVLENTSSSALNGMYAGIIADFDMGLRSDSNKVGTNQTLNLAYVKQASTDNPHCGVKLLKGTKANVSALENPVYVYQGQDHVWNESNCFKFIKGDISVPTSSGITDWSVAVSAGPFNLAAGSTDTVAFAFIAGDNLADIQANATDAQTVWNGLDFFAVSEDPLRPEPLDLAFSNDLLSGQGSIYFSIPAASRVRLEVYDLSGRYVNTLVNEDLAAGQHKTYWNGKDASGSKIASGVYFIVLNTPAGTVAGKAVILK; encoded by the coding sequence ATGAGGCAAATGTTTGCGCTATTGATGTTGCCGTTCTTGCTCATGGCAGCAGGAGGACCGCTTATAGATGGTAATGTGGTCCCAACGTCAACATATCTGTATGAGAATCCATCTGTAATCAATCTACCGTGCGGAATAAAACTAGATACCCGCGATGCGAAACCCAGTTTGCCTTCAAATCTAATGATTGCAGGCGAACAACAAGGAACCGGAACCTACCTTGTACATTTTGACGGTCCAATATACACCCACGAACGCAGAGCGCTGGAACAACAAGGCGTAATCATAGACGGCTATCTTCCCAATTACACTTACATTGTAAGAATGGAAAAGTCCGCTCTTAATGATGTTAAACAAGTTTCCGGTGTGGATTGGGTCGGAGACTACCAGCCGGGCTACAAAATCTGTCCTGATTTCAACCTTAGCGATAAGGCACCGCAGAAACTGGTGGTCGTATTATACGCCGGTACCGACGCCGAAGTTATCCGCAGCACTGTTGAATCCCTCGGCGGAACAATGCTCGAATGGCAGTCCAGCGAATGGTCTACGCTCGTGCATATCAATCTGGCGCCTGAAAAAATCCCTGGTTTGGTTACGATTCCCGATGTCAAATGGGTAGAGCCTTTCAGGGTAATGTACCTTCACAATGGCCAGGCCCAATGGGTCATGCAAACATGGGACGATGGCAACCGCAAAATCTGGGATAAAGGCATCAAGGGGCAGGGCCAGATAGGCTCCACCCTCGATTCAGGTATAAGAACAAGCCACAACTTCTTCAGAGACCCCTCAAAGGCTATTACCGATTTCGGTGATTTTCCCACTCATCGCAAGATTATAGCTTACCAAAAACCAGCCGTAGACGACCCGGATAACCCGGTAATATCCTTTGGCGATGAAAACGGACACGGCACGCATACGGCAGGGTCAATGCTCGGCAACGACGTTCCTGCAGGAGGCTCAAGCCCTAATATAGGCATGGCCCCGGAAGCTAAGATATTCTTCCTTGACGGAGGCGGCTCAAGCGGCGGAATTATCCATGCCGTAAGCCTTGAATACAGTCTCAGCCTTCCTTACAACGGCAACAGCGCTGGCGGCGCTCGGGTAATCTCCAACTCATGGGGAAACCAAACAACGCGCGCCTATGATGCAAGCTGCAAGGAAGCCGACCAGACCATGTGGAACAGATCTGATTATCTGGTATGCTTTTCGGCTGGAAACACCGACCAGGGACCTTATACGGGTTCTCCTGGCAATGCAAAAGACGTGCTTTGCATAGGCGCATGCCGCAACGGCGTTATTGCCAATAACGCATCCGCTGTGGGTTCTTCAGGACCCACCGCTGACGGACGCATAAGACCGGACGTAGTCGCGCCTGGCGAGGGAGTCACATCTTCGGTAAACACCTCTGACGATGCCGAGCAATCCTACGACGGAACCAGCATGTCTTCGCCCATAGCTGCGGGTAATGCCCTCTTGATTCGGCAGTACTTCACGGATGGATGGTATCCTTCGGGAGCCCCGCAGAACGGCCAGAAATTCACCCCGTCTGCAGCCCTTCTCAAGGCAATGATGATAAACTCTGTGGAGACTGATTTTGCGGCGTTTACCGTACCGGCGGGAAAAATAGGCTGGGGCAGACCTATGCTTGATAATGTACTCTACTTTGCCGGCGACACCCGTAAACTTGCCGTCGTCGATTTCGACGAAGGCCTTGAAACCGGTTATCAATTCACCGGAAAGGTCAACGTAAGCAATTCCGGCGAACCTTTAAGGATAACCCTCAACTGGACGGATTATCCGGGCGTGGAATACGCCAGCCCTGCCCTTGTAAACGATCTGAATCTTGAAGTCGTTTCACCCTCGGGTAAGACTTACAAGGGCAACGTTTTTGCAAGCAACGTCTCGACTGAAGGCGGAAGTTTCGACACAAAGAACCCGGTCGAGAACGTATTCATCGACTCCCCTGAAACGGGCGACTGGAAGATCAATGTTAAGGCTAATAACGTCCCCAAAGGACCTCAGCCTTTCGCTCTTGTGGTATCAGGCGTCTTGAATGCTCTAATTACATCCGCTTCTATCACAAGCACTGAAGTCAACGACGACGGTCAGGCCAATCCTGACGGCAACATGGACCCCGGGGAGAACGTCGTCCTTTACGTTAGCATTAAGAATGCGAGCTCGATACCTCTGACCGGTCTCCAGGCCACCCTCTCCTCCACCTCTCCCGGGATAACCGTAACGGACAATACCGCCGCATACGGCACGATAAATGCAGACGCTATTGCAAAGGGCGACGGTTTCAAGGTTTCCATAGCTTCATCGGCAACCATTGGCTCCTTCGCTGAATTCAATCTTTCAATAACATCAACCGAACTGTCAGGCGAGCTGGGAAGCTTTGAATTGATGATAGGAACTCCCAGATACGACTACGTCAACCATGATGTCGGCAACGTAAAGCTTACCGTGGCTAAACAAGGAGCCGTGGGGTTCCTGGGCGACGAACCGAACGATAAGGGAGACGGATTCCGTTATCCCAAAACCGCTCTTTCAAGCTGGCTTTACCATGCTTCTTTTGCGGCAGGCACATCGGCTTCTTATATCAATGACAGATTTTACGGCGATGATAACAACTACACCAACGCAAAAGACTGGAAGGTGACGACTGACCCTGACGGAAAAGTAACCATAGGCCGTCATGACTATTCCGACCAGGACAGCAAGGCGATATTCGATGACTCCGGAAATCCTGCCAAAAAAGGCCTGAAGGTAACGCAGTACGGATACGCATGGAAAGACAAGGAATACGTATTCCTGAAGTACGTGCTCGAAAATACAAGCTCTTCAGCGCTGAATGGCATGTATGCAGGCATTATCGCCGATTTCGACATGGGTCTTCGTTCGGACTCAAACAAGGTAGGCACGAATCAGACGCTGAATCTTGCATACGTCAAACAGGCATCCACAGACAACCCCCACTGCGGAGTAAAGCTGCTCAAAGGTACAAAGGCGAACGTAAGCGCTCTTGAGAACCCCGTTTACGTCTATCAGGGTCAAGATCACGTCTGGAATGAATCAAATTGCTTTAAGTTCATCAAGGGCGACATAAGCGTCCCGACCTCATCCGGCATCACTGACTGGTCTGTTGCCGTATCGGCAGGTCCTTTCAACCTTGCTGCAGGCAGCACGGATACTGTGGCTTTTGCATTCATTGCGGGCGACAACCTTGCCGATATTCAAGCTAATGCTACCGATGCGCAGACCGTCTGGAATGGACTCGACTTCTTTGCGGTTTCAGAGGATCCTCTTAGACCTGAACCTCTCGACCTTGCTTTCTCCAACGACCTTCTCTCCGGTCAAGGTTCAATCTACTTCTCCATACCGGCCGCTTCGCGGGTAAGACTTGAAGTTTACGATCTCTCTGGTCGTTACGTTAATACCCTCGTAAATGAAGACCTTGCTGCCGGACAACACAAGACCTACTGGAACGGAAAAGATGCCAGTGGTTCAAAAATAGCAAGTGGAGTATACTTTATAGTTCTCAACACTCCAGCCGGAACGGTTGCAGGAAAAGCGGTAATCTTGAAATAA
- a CDS encoding S8 family serine peptidase — translation MVLFFWILGGLPQKGVFVPLPNPEINSITLISETIDIRKAKLFTEETNDLRTPCRFIVHLNHRLSKDDRDVLERNGLKVESYLPNSAFLVKGLPEKARDLLANGIINWFGSYKPDYKLDPVLLDKTEETKVEIMLFPGVELEEVTNALETMGVNIISAEDNEWNGKIIAYVKPLDFLKAASLDGVRWIEPFYEPVLHNNQAQWIIQTWKDDNRRIWDKGLHGEGIIGSTCDSGINTDHVMFKDSSIQITTWGDYPNHRKIIAYKPTTGSVSFGDVGGIISFHGTHTGCTVAGDDSYWGQSSPYDGMAPKSRLYFMDFDGYEYGFTADYRSMYNQPYLGNQAGRAKFSSNSWGDRGGGYTSHSWESDQFMWQHPEFLLLFSAGNSGGAIGSPATAKNMVTVGATHNGEAATMPADFSSIGPTADGRVKPEVMAPGVGVISANGGTADSYKPLDGTSMSCPVIAGAAALITQYFREGWYPGGVKNPSDSLEPSAALLKAALIVSTETDYSQMPIPNSKIGWGRPDLDSVLYFAGDSQKLFVFDESEGLSTGDYVSFETSVKTSGWPLRVALVWTDAPPELSAEAKLVNDLDLEVIDPSGKIYRGNNFSDNYSVQQGDPDSKNVVEMVRIKKPAAGVWSVRIKATEAPEGPQPYALLITGDIENHNVDLKSTGTKIDDSSGPSPNGALDPGETVLFQPEITNIGDFTASGIEATLSTSEKKITIESDKASYGNLGYGESSYGDGFTVTASSEMQANTVVPFRLDVIANDGGYVCVLEYPVTISVGVSEKLPDPFMSVELTADAFNKDALSVRLSLPESVPLHLDMFDQSGRLVRTLVSESYAGPGVRDFQFKMVDSRGRSLSNGVYFFHLTTGNHSLVCKLVRIK, via the coding sequence ATGGTTCTGTTTTTTTGGATTCTAGGAGGACTACCGCAAAAGGGCGTTTTTGTACCGCTACCAAATCCGGAGATTAACTCAATCACTCTTATCTCTGAAACCATTGATATTCGCAAAGCCAAGCTTTTCACAGAAGAAACCAATGATCTTAGAACACCTTGTCGCTTCATTGTTCATCTAAACCACAGACTCAGCAAAGATGACCGGGATGTTCTTGAAAGAAATGGACTCAAAGTAGAAAGCTATCTGCCGAACTCGGCGTTTCTGGTAAAAGGATTGCCCGAAAAAGCTCGCGACCTGCTCGCGAACGGTATCATCAACTGGTTCGGAAGCTACAAACCCGATTACAAGCTAGATCCTGTATTACTGGATAAAACAGAAGAAACCAAGGTCGAGATAATGCTCTTCCCTGGTGTTGAACTTGAGGAAGTAACGAACGCACTAGAGACCATGGGTGTAAATATCATTTCGGCAGAAGACAACGAGTGGAACGGAAAGATAATTGCATACGTTAAACCTTTAGATTTCCTTAAAGCAGCTTCTCTCGATGGAGTGCGCTGGATAGAACCTTTTTACGAGCCTGTCCTTCACAACAACCAGGCACAATGGATCATTCAGACCTGGAAGGACGACAACAGGCGTATATGGGATAAGGGATTGCACGGCGAAGGAATAATCGGTTCCACGTGCGACTCTGGAATCAATACCGATCATGTGATGTTCAAAGATTCTTCTATCCAGATAACAACATGGGGCGACTACCCGAACCATCGAAAGATAATCGCTTACAAGCCCACAACCGGTTCGGTCAGCTTCGGAGATGTGGGCGGAATAATCAGCTTTCACGGAACTCACACCGGATGCACCGTAGCAGGCGACGATTCGTACTGGGGCCAATCTTCACCTTATGACGGCATGGCTCCGAAGTCGCGGCTTTATTTCATGGACTTTGACGGATACGAATACGGTTTTACAGCTGATTATCGAAGCATGTACAATCAGCCTTACCTGGGCAACCAGGCAGGAAGAGCCAAGTTCAGTTCCAACAGCTGGGGTGACAGGGGCGGAGGTTACACGTCCCATTCCTGGGAATCGGACCAGTTCATGTGGCAGCATCCGGAATTTCTTCTTTTGTTTTCAGCCGGAAACAGCGGTGGAGCAATAGGTTCTCCGGCAACAGCCAAGAATATGGTCACCGTTGGAGCAACGCACAACGGCGAGGCAGCCACCATGCCAGCTGATTTTTCAAGCATCGGACCAACGGCCGACGGACGCGTAAAACCTGAGGTCATGGCTCCAGGCGTTGGCGTCATATCGGCTAACGGCGGCACAGCAGACAGCTACAAACCTCTGGATGGAACCAGCATGTCCTGCCCCGTGATTGCAGGTGCCGCGGCTTTAATTACCCAATACTTCAGAGAAGGCTGGTACCCAGGCGGAGTAAAGAATCCATCGGATTCGCTGGAACCATCGGCAGCGCTTCTTAAGGCCGCACTTATTGTCTCTACCGAAACTGACTATTCTCAAATGCCCATACCGAACTCAAAAATAGGATGGGGCCGTCCGGATCTTGACTCTGTTCTATACTTTGCAGGTGATAGCCAGAAGCTTTTTGTATTTGATGAAAGCGAAGGCCTATCGACCGGTGATTACGTGAGTTTCGAAACTTCGGTAAAGACCAGCGGCTGGCCTTTAAGGGTAGCCTTGGTCTGGACGGATGCTCCGCCTGAGCTTTCTGCAGAAGCGAAACTCGTCAACGATCTGGACCTTGAAGTTATTGACCCATCTGGAAAGATATACAGAGGTAATAATTTCAGCGACAATTACTCCGTTCAGCAAGGCGACCCCGACTCAAAGAACGTAGTAGAGATGGTAAGGATAAAAAAACCAGCGGCAGGGGTGTGGTCAGTAAGAATAAAGGCTACCGAGGCGCCCGAAGGACCTCAACCTTACGCTTTGCTTATAACAGGTGATATTGAAAACCACAACGTTGATCTTAAGTCTACCGGAACAAAAATCGACGATTCAAGCGGCCCTTCTCCAAATGGGGCGCTCGATCCCGGTGAAACGGTCCTGTTTCAGCCTGAAATAACCAATATCGGCGATTTTACGGCAAGCGGTATCGAGGCTACCCTTTCGACTTCTGAGAAAAAAATTACCATCGAGTCCGATAAAGCGTCTTACGGAAATCTCGGTTATGGAGAATCCTCATACGGCGATGGGTTCACGGTTACCGCGTCCTCCGAAATGCAGGCTAACACCGTCGTACCTTTCAGGCTGGACGTAATTGCTAACGACGGCGGATACGTATGCGTGCTGGAATATCCAGTTACGATCTCGGTTGGTGTATCAGAAAAGCTTCCTGACCCATTCATGTCAGTAGAATTGACGGCGGATGCTTTCAACAAGGACGCTTTAAGCGTTAGATTAAGTCTTCCTGAGTCCGTACCTCTGCATCTTGATATGTTCGATCAGTCCGGAAGACTTGTACGCACCCTTGTCTCGGAATCATACGCAGGGCCCGGAGTAAGGGATTTTCAATTCAAGATGGTCGATTCCAGAGGACGCTCGCTTTCAAACGGGGTTTATTTCTTTCACCTCACGACCGGTAACCACTCGCTCGTGTGCAAACTCGTTAGGATAAAATGA
- a CDS encoding S8 family serine peptidase — MNLFTLLVFSGVGVLGPYLTSYKSEPLKDSNLLLLQDETINTLSRSGSVDESGHRFIIKLDHPIANTDIAAIQRTGIRIEGYLPHYAFLVSSSYSDVSALLNLGAISWCSAYEPRWKLAPSLIDRSAASDTLHLWLFDDADINTLRLRLESDFGARIYSIHNGRNKLLKISMDNQFLYELAAIDDIRWIEPFYSPEFFNDQAQWVLQSWKEDKRDLWSKGLDGSGVVASTGDAGITTSHTAFKDSTIEIATWGNFPNHRKIIAYQPSAPGANFGDDGTPYVQYHGTHTGCTVCGDDSYWNGDSPYDGMAKGAKLYFVDVGTNSGGIAYPADYNDMYELPWQGNQGGSAKLMSNSWGSGGSYNTYDLASRQTDEFMWNHPDFLVLYSAGNSSGSGISPPSTAKNVVSVGATLNGTSATIPAGFSSQGPTADGRIKPTITAPGYLMSADGASTSGYKSMEGTSMSSPAVAGITVLLAQYFREGWYPSGSNSLDAADGFDPSAALLKALLINSAVADFSSNPIPDMKVGWGRVCLDSVLYFEGNTKKLYVSDNVIGLETGDDALYKVEVSGKNWPLRATLVWSDFPGDMVSSKKLVNDLDIKAVSPSGKIYLGNVFSSGFSVTSGAKDETNVEECLRINNPELGTWEIHILAANIPQGPQPYALVINGVIENKEPHISAEGIRIDDSSNPQPNNALDPGETAILYPRIMNEGDEDVSNANALLSSPDTFVTILDSDADYGSISAGLTSEGQGFSVTLEPYAKKDDAMTFNLTVFQNGGSKIDTLVFHTIVGLSGINQPGTECPVTSIQCPAVAMEGSGFTLELTGNEKVVLELFDVTGRKIETLYNGKLDSGIHQFSIPSSCKAGVYFIKLDTPDIHRKVKVVVIGG, encoded by the coding sequence ATGAACCTTTTCACACTCCTCGTTTTCTCAGGAGTGGGAGTTCTTGGGCCTTATCTGACTTCTTACAAATCCGAGCCTCTTAAGGATTCAAACCTTCTTTTACTTCAAGATGAGACCATCAACACTCTCTCCCGCTCAGGGTCGGTTGACGAATCCGGCCATAGATTCATTATTAAGTTAGATCATCCTATTGCTAATACCGATATTGCCGCCATCCAGCGTACGGGAATCCGTATCGAAGGCTATCTTCCGCATTATGCATTTCTTGTTTCCTCAAGCTATAGCGATGTCTCAGCTCTTCTGAACCTGGGAGCCATCTCATGGTGTTCTGCATACGAGCCCCGCTGGAAGCTCGCACCATCCTTAATCGACCGTTCAGCCGCTTCTGATACTCTTCACTTATGGCTTTTCGATGATGCTGATATCAACACGCTCCGACTGAGGCTGGAAAGCGACTTCGGAGCAAGGATATATTCCATCCATAATGGACGGAACAAGCTTTTGAAGATTTCCATGGATAATCAATTTCTATACGAACTTGCAGCCATTGACGATATAAGATGGATTGAGCCGTTTTATTCGCCCGAATTCTTTAACGACCAGGCTCAATGGGTTCTGCAGAGCTGGAAAGAGGATAAGCGCGATTTGTGGAGCAAAGGTCTTGACGGCTCAGGCGTTGTAGCAAGCACCGGTGACGCCGGAATAACAACCAGTCATACTGCGTTCAAGGATTCGACAATCGAGATTGCGACCTGGGGCAATTTCCCCAACCACAGAAAGATAATAGCCTATCAGCCTTCGGCTCCAGGCGCGAATTTCGGAGATGACGGCACACCTTACGTCCAGTACCACGGAACCCACACCGGCTGCACGGTTTGCGGAGACGATTCATACTGGAACGGCGATTCACCATACGACGGTATGGCCAAGGGTGCAAAACTTTATTTTGTGGATGTAGGCACCAATTCAGGCGGAATAGCATATCCAGCTGATTATAACGACATGTACGAGCTTCCCTGGCAGGGAAATCAGGGTGGCAGTGCTAAACTAATGTCGAACAGCTGGGGCTCCGGTGGTTCATACAACACTTACGACCTCGCATCAAGGCAGACGGATGAGTTCATGTGGAATCATCCCGATTTTCTCGTTCTTTATTCAGCCGGAAACTCCTCAGGTTCAGGCATTAGCCCCCCTTCTACTGCAAAGAACGTAGTATCCGTGGGGGCGACGTTGAACGGTACATCGGCGACGATTCCGGCCGGGTTTTCAAGTCAAGGTCCTACGGCTGACGGTCGAATAAAGCCGACGATAACGGCGCCCGGTTATCTCATGTCTGCAGACGGTGCCTCTACGTCGGGCTATAAATCCATGGAAGGAACAAGCATGTCCTCCCCTGCTGTTGCTGGGATTACTGTTTTGCTCGCACAGTACTTCAGAGAAGGCTGGTACCCTTCAGGCTCTAACTCTTTGGACGCAGCTGATGGTTTTGACCCTTCGGCGGCTCTTCTCAAAGCCCTGCTCATCAACTCGGCCGTTGCGGATTTCTCTTCGAATCCTATACCGGATATGAAGGTGGGCTGGGGAAGAGTGTGTCTCGATTCAGTTCTTTATTTCGAAGGAAACACGAAGAAACTGTACGTAAGTGATAATGTCATTGGTCTTGAAACCGGTGATGACGCCTTATACAAGGTCGAAGTTTCAGGAAAGAACTGGCCATTGAGGGCAACGTTAGTCTGGTCCGATTTTCCTGGAGATATGGTTTCCTCAAAAAAACTCGTTAACGATCTTGACATCAAGGCTGTATCGCCATCCGGAAAGATATACCTGGGAAATGTCTTCTCCTCAGGCTTTTCAGTCACTTCAGGCGCCAAAGACGAAACTAACGTCGAGGAATGCCTTCGAATCAATAATCCTGAGCTAGGCACGTGGGAGATTCACATACTGGCTGCAAATATTCCGCAAGGTCCTCAACCTTATGCCCTCGTAATCAACGGTGTAATCGAAAATAAAGAGCCGCATATTTCCGCAGAGGGAATCAGGATCGACGATTCTTCTAACCCGCAACCAAATAACGCCCTTGACCCCGGAGAAACCGCGATTCTTTATCCAAGAATAATGAATGAAGGTGACGAGGATGTATCGAATGCCAATGCCCTGCTTTCGTCACCGGATACCTTTGTAACAATCTTGGATTCGGATGCCGACTACGGCTCCATATCTGCGGGTCTTACATCTGAAGGTCAAGGATTCTCAGTAACTCTTGAGCCGTACGCCAAGAAGGATGATGCAATGACTTTTAATCTTACCGTATTCCAGAACGGCGGTTCAAAGATTGACACCCTTGTTTTTCATACTATAGTAGGTCTTAGTGGAATAAACCAACCAGGTACCGAATGTCCCGTAACTTCGATTCAATGCCCGGCTGTAGCCATGGAAGGTTCTGGATTTACACTAGAACTTACAGGAAATGAGAAGGTTGTCCTTGAGTTGTTTGACGTCACCGGAAGAAAGATTGAGACTCTGTATAATGGAAAACTTGATAGCGGTATCCACCAGTTTTCGATACCCTCCTCATGCAAAGCCGGAGTTTATTTTATAAAGCTCGACACGCCAGATATTCACAGGAAGGTCAAGGTAGTCGTAATCGGCGGATAA
- a CDS encoding methylaspartate mutase — MAKESKTFDKGKVETILATDCGSTTTKAILIEKQGDEYRLVVRGEAPTTVEAPFEDVTRGVLNSIREVEELTGKKILDGEKIIKPAKNKKEGVDVYISTSSAGGGLQMMVAGVVLSMTGESAARAALGAGAIVMDVIASNDGRLPHKKIERIRHLRPDMILLSGGVDGGTVSHVAELAELIRAADPRPRFGTTYSLPVIYAGNKDARKIILDTLKDSTELVVVENLRPVLERENLRPARDKIHELFMEHVMAHAPGYKKLMEWTDVPIMPTPGAVGLLIERLGKREGIDVLGVDIGGATTDVFSVFGEKQAETDKIERVFNRTVSANLGMSYSISNVLVEAGNDNILRWIPFDVDITDLRNRIRNKMIRPTTIPASLADLKMEHAVAREALRLALVQHRTMAVGLKGVQQERSIADAFAQTSSGATLVNMMSLSLVVGSGGALSHSPRRSQAAMLMLDAFLPEGITQLAVDSIFMMPHLGVLTEVNEAAAEEVFQKDCLIRLGTAIAPVGQGKEGAKCLRLVLKPAKGNEEEVSVNFGEMVKLKLGVDEKVKAEIYPERGFDVGAGSGKSVETELVGGQVGLILDCRGRPFNLPQEPKKRMQSLNKWAKALEMYPE, encoded by the coding sequence GTGGCAAAAGAAAGTAAGACATTCGACAAGGGAAAGGTCGAAACGATACTTGCAACCGATTGCGGTTCAACGACCACGAAGGCGATTCTTATCGAAAAACAGGGAGATGAATACCGTCTTGTAGTGCGCGGCGAAGCGCCGACAACGGTCGAGGCGCCTTTTGAGGACGTTACAAGAGGCGTTCTTAATTCAATCCGGGAGGTGGAAGAACTTACCGGAAAGAAGATACTTGACGGTGAAAAGATAATCAAACCGGCAAAAAACAAGAAAGAGGGTGTTGACGTTTATATTTCTACGTCTTCTGCAGGCGGCGGACTCCAGATGATGGTCGCGGGCGTGGTATTATCAATGACCGGAGAGAGCGCAGCGAGGGCGGCACTGGGCGCAGGAGCCATAGTGATGGACGTTATAGCCTCGAACGACGGCAGGCTTCCACACAAGAAGATTGAACGCATACGTCATCTGCGGCCGGATATGATTCTTCTCTCAGGCGGAGTTGACGGCGGAACGGTCTCGCACGTTGCAGAACTCGCCGAATTGATTCGTGCGGCAGATCCGCGACCGAGATTCGGAACCACCTACAGCCTTCCGGTGATATACGCCGGCAACAAGGATGCGCGAAAGATAATCCTCGATACGCTTAAGGACTCGACCGAACTTGTGGTTGTAGAAAACCTAAGGCCAGTGCTCGAAAGAGAAAATCTCCGGCCAGCAAGGGACAAGATACACGAGCTCTTCATGGAGCACGTCATGGCTCACGCACCAGGATACAAGAAGCTTATGGAATGGACCGACGTACCTATAATGCCCACGCCCGGCGCGGTGGGATTATTGATAGAACGCCTGGGAAAGCGCGAAGGCATAGACGTGCTTGGAGTCGATATAGGCGGAGCAACAACTGATGTGTTCAGCGTTTTTGGAGAAAAGCAGGCCGAAACCGACAAAATCGAGCGTGTATTCAACAGAACCGTCAGCGCCAATCTGGGAATGAGCTACAGCATATCGAACGTTCTCGTAGAGGCCGGAAACGATAATATACTCCGCTGGATACCGTTTGACGTGGATATAACCGATTTGAGAAACAGAATCCGCAACAAGATGATAAGACCGACAACCATTCCCGCCTCTCTTGCCGACCTCAAGATGGAGCATGCCGTCGCCCGCGAGGCGTTGAGGCTCGCTTTAGTCCAGCACCGCACAATGGCAGTTGGACTTAAGGGCGTTCAGCAGGAACGCTCGATTGCGGACGCTTTCGCACAGACATCTTCGGGCGCTACGCTTGTCAACATGATGTCCCTTTCGCTCGTTGTAGGTTCGGGCGGAGCGCTTTCCCATTCACCAAGACGCTCACAGGCGGCAATGCTCATGCTCGATGCGTTCCTTCCAGAAGGCATAACCCAGCTTGCAGTGGACTCAATCTTCATGATGCCCCATCTCGGAGTTTTGACCGAGGTAAACGAGGCTGCTGCGGAAGAGGTCTTCCAGAAGGACTGTCTAATCCGCTTGGGTACCGCGATTGCGCCAGTCGGACAGGGGAAAGAAGGAGCTAAATGCCTGAGACTCGTCTTAAAACCCGCCAAGGGAAATGAAGAGGAAGTTTCAGTCAACTTCGGAGAGATGGTCAAACTCAAGCTTGGCGTGGACGAAAAAGTAAAGGCTGAGATTTATCCCGAAAGAGGGTTCGATGTCGGGGCAGGCTCCGGCAAGAGCGTCGAAACCGAGCTGGTAGGCGGCCAGGTAGGGCTTATTTTAGATTGCCGAGGAAGACCATTCAATCTTCCGCAGGAACCCAAAAAACGCATGCAGTCCCTTAATAAATGGGCAAAAGCACTGGAGATGTACCCGGAATGA